A region of Paralichthys olivaceus isolate ysfri-2021 chromosome 24, ASM2471397v2, whole genome shotgun sequence DNA encodes the following proteins:
- the timmdc1 gene encoding complex I assembly factor TIMMDC1, mitochondrial, with product MHSGPHTTGITPQRWQACPAPRGMLSTGLLQGFIQRARPPSFCLLLPRVHAADAAAAQPPQMLSSSSSSSSTSPAPAPSPSSRSVPSNLGKPEFPDTGWDRIKDLFDRDVTQSYPEELTNVIKSGVVAGFAGLIYGGLPAARHARQRYIQISQAEIYTGRVEAVRSAHNAAIRGFVRYGWRWSWRVAAFVTLFNSVSTGLSVYRDKYTLSHYAAAGAVTGGLFRLNLGLGGLVAGTIIGAALGIPTGALITSMQSLAEETVRERRRRERRELYDLRLAEWAARLQLTDDLIGDLKVSCQAEETNKDMQRIQELLSSSQNKDEAQDSSSQ from the exons ATGCATTCAGGGCCACACACAACAGGCATCACCCCACAGAGATGGCAGGCGTGTCCAGCACCCCGGGGCATGCTGAGCACCGGCCTACTGCAGGGCTTCATCCAAAGAGCCAGGCCTCCCTCCTTCTGCCTCCTGCTCCCCAGGGTCCACGCAGCTGATGCGGCTGCTGCCCAGCCGCCACAgatgctctcctcctcctcctcctcctcctcaaccagCCCTGCTCCTGCACCCAGCCCATCTTCACGCTCTGTGCCAAGCAACTTGGGCAAGCCAGAATTCCCAGACACAGGATGGGATCGAATCAAGGACCTCTTTGACAGAGA CGTGACACAGTCGTACCCGGAGGAGCTGACCAACGTGATAAAGAGCGGCGTGGTGGCCGGATTTGCAGGCTTGATCTACGGGGGCCTGCCTGCTGCACGCCACGCCAGGCAGCGGTACATCCAAATCAGCCAGGCGGAAATCTATACTGGTCGAGTGGAAGCAGTG CGCTCGGCCCATAACGCCGCTATCCGTGGTTTTGTGAGATAtgggtggaggtggagctggagggTGGCTGCGTTCGTCACCTTGttcaa TTCCGTCAGCACGGGGCTGTCTGTGTACCGAGACAAATACACGCTCAGTCATTACGCTGCAGCTGGAG ctgtCACTGGAGGCCTCTTCAGACTGAACCTGGGCCTGGGTGGGCTGGTGGCGGGGACGATCATCGGAGCCGCGCTGGG GATTCCCACTGGGGCTCTGATCACCAGCATGCAGTCTCTGGCTGAAGAAACTGtgcgagagaggaggaggagagagcgcAGGGAACTTTACGATCTCAGACTGGCAGAATG GGCCGCCCGTCTGCAGCTGACGGACGATCTGATTGGAGATCTGAAGGTCAGCTGCCAGGCAGAGGAAACCAACAAGGACATGCAGAGGATTCAGGAGCTGCTCAGTTCATCGCAGAACAAGGACGAGGCTCAGGACTCAAGCAGCCAATGA
- the LOC109634559 gene encoding ATP-binding cassette sub-family C member 4-like isoform X1 → MSADTGHRLKSMAAASSLPRLLLCWLTPLLQLGHKRRLEESDMYDLLPEFQSDALGETLQRLWDHEVRMSTKELRKPNFTRILIQRYGTQFALVGLIGFSMEAIKVLQPLFLGKIILYFENYTPDDSRSLYMVYGYAAAMCLSTFGLTFLQHIYYYYLQITGMKMRVATCHMIYRKALSLSSESMGQTTTGQIVNLISNDANRLDEITLNLHYLWLGPLQAMVIIVFLWYEIGQSCLAGVAAIALMMPVQTWFGKLFGIFRSRTIVLTDDRIRFMNEVVSGIRIIKMYAWEKPFSALVTEVRRKEISQILKSSYLRGLNMASFFASSKIIVFVTFTVYVLLGNTITASTVFVTVSLYGTIKLTVTLFFPLAVEKLSETIVSIRRIQNFLLLQEVERKTSGLPLDEKNPISIEIEKMTCYWDKSLDAPSLQNVSVAVKSHQLLTVIGPVGSGKSSLLSAILRELPHDTGTLEVKGQLSYVSQQPWVFPGTIRSNILFGGELNPQKYERVLRGCALKKDLELLPDGDLTLIGDRGATLSGGQKARINLARAVYQDADIYLLDDPLSAVDAEVGKHLFEQCICGLLKNKSRILVTHQLQHLKPNDQVLVLKEGHVMAQGTYKELHSSGLDMMSLMRSDEEQWPPSGDSDKLSLRSQRTNCSHSSLLPPESHLTNQLPDETVGTVAEETREEGDVSGHVYLKYFTAGSSLLVLLVIVLLSVVAEVAYILQDWWLVYWARAKCLNSTASVSFANGINLTHTDEQFTLTFYLSIYSGLTAAAVIFGYARSLVIFHGLVRSAQTLHNSMFNAVLRTPVHFFDINPIGRILNRFSKDISQMDSMLPITFVDFYQLFLQNTGVVAVAVSVIPLILIPIIPLILLFLYLRRFYLSTSRDVKRLESTTRSPVLSHLSTSLQGLWTIRAFRAEERLKKAFDAHQDLHSEAWFLFLMTSRWFALCLDSICAIFITCTAFVCIFLRDGLEAGAVGLVLTYVVTLTGNFQWTVRQSAEVENMMTSVERVVEYTQLKSEASWVTQKQPPPDWPSQGMVTFNKLNFSYSSGGPVVLKDISITFQPKEKVGIVGRTGAGKSSLVSALFRLAEPEGEIYIDGVLTSEIGLHDLRQKMSIIPQEPVLFTDSVRKNLDPFSQHTDEDLWTALEEVQLKSVVEELPGKLEMVLAESGSNFSVGQRQLVCLARALLRKNRILIIDEATANVDPRTDELIQHTIRDKFRDCTVLTIAHRLNTIIDSDRILVLDSGTIQELDRPFTLLQNKEGALYKMVQQMGPAEAAALLQSARQASQPS, encoded by the exons ATGTCCGCAGACACCGGGCACAGACTCAAGTCCATGGCCGCTGCCAGCTCCCTGCCCCGGCTCCTCTTGTG CTGGTTAACCCCACTGCTGCAGCTCGGCCACAAACGCAGGCTGGAGGAAAGTGACATGTACGACCTTCTTCCAGAGTTTCAGTCGGACGCACTCGGAGAGACGCTGCAGAG GTTGTGGGATCATGAAGTCAGGATGTCCACGAAGGAACTTCGGAAACCAAACTTCACCAGAATTCTGATTCAGCGCTACGGGACGCAGTTTGCTCTGGTTGGGTTGATTGGATTTTCAATG GAGGCCATTAAAGTGCTCCAGCCACTTTTCCTGGGGAAAATAATCCTGTACTTTGAGAATTACACCCCAGACGACAGCAGGAGTCTGTACATGGTGTATGGTTACGCCGCTGCAATGTGTCTCTCCACCTTTGGACTGACTTTCCTCCAGCACATCTACTACTACTACCTCCAGATCACGGGCATGAAGATGCGAGTGGCCACGTGTCACATGATTTACAGGAAG gcTCTGAGTCTCAGCAGTGAATCCATGGGACAAACCACCACTGGACAAATCGTGAACCTGATTTCAAATGACGCCAACCGCCTCGATGAG ATTACACTCAATCTGCACTACCTGTGGCTGGGACCTCTGCAGGCGATGGTGATCATCGTTTTCCTTTGGTATGAGATCGGCCAGTCGTGTCTGGCAGGCGTGGCAGCCATCGCCCTCATGATGCCTGTGCAGACCTGGTTTGGAAAACTCTTTGGGATTTTCAG gaGCAGGACGATCGTCCTCACTGACGACAGAATTCGTTTCATGAACGAAGTGGTGTCCGGCATCAGGATCATCAAGATGTACGCCTGGGAGAAACCTTTCTCCGCTCTGGTGACTGAAGTCagaag GAAAGAAATCAGTCAGATCCTGAAGAGCTCATATCTACGAGGACTCAACATGGCGTCCTTCTTTGCCAGCAGCAAGATCATCGTCTTCGTCACCTTCACCGTCTACGTCCTGCTGGGAAACACCATCACAGCCAGCACAGTGTTTGTCACCGTGTCCCTCTACGGAACAATCAAGCTCACAGTCACGCTGTTCTTCCCTCTGGCTGTGGAGAAGTTGTCAGAGACGATAGTCAGCATCCGGAGGATCCAG AATTTCCTCCTGCTCCAAGAGGTTGAGAGAAAAACCTCAGGGCTGCCTCTGGATGAAAAGAATCCCATCTCCATTGAGATTGAGAAGATGACCTGCTACTGGGATAAG AGTTTGGATGCTCCATCGCTCCAGAATGTCTCTGTCGCTGTGAAGTCGCACCAACTTCTAACTGTGATTGGACCAGTGGGTTCTGGAAAG TCATCGCTGCTGAGTGCGATCCTGAGAGAGCTGCCTCACGACACCGGGAcgctggaggtcaaaggtcagctgtCCTACGTATCCCAGCAGCCCTGGGTGTTCCCAGGGACCATCCGGAGCAACATCCTGTTTGGGGGAGAACTCAACCCCCAGAAGTATGAGAGGGTCCTCAGAGGCTGCGCTCTGAAGAAG GACCTGGAGCTGCTCCCGGATGGAGACCTGACACTGATCGGAGACCGAGGCGCTACACTCAGCGGGGGGCAGAAAGCTCGAATCAACCTGGCGAG ggcTGTGTATCAGGATGCAGATATCTACCTCCTGGACGACCCCTTAAGTGCCGTGGATGCTGAGGTCGGGAAACATCTTTTCGAGCA GTGTATCTGTGGCCTGCTGAAGAACAAGTCTCGTATCCTGGTCACCCACCAGCTGCAGCATCTCAAGCCAAACGACCAGGTTCTGGTCCTCAAAGAG ggtCACGTCATGGCGCAGGGAACCTACAAGGAGCTGCACTCGTCCGGACTGGACATGATGTCGCTGATGAGGAGCGACGAGGAGCAGTGGCCCCCGTCAGGTGACTCAGACAAACTGTCGCTGCGCAGCCAGAGGACAAACTGCTCTCACAGCAGCCTCCTGCCGCCAGAGAGCCACCTGACAAACCAGCTCCCT GATGAAACAGTCGGCACCGTGGCAGAGGAAACACGAGAAGAAGGAGACGTCAGTGGCCACGTTTACCTCAAGTACTTCACTGCCGGCTCCAGCCTCCTGGTCCTACTGGTCATAGTCCTGCTCAGTGTCGTAGCTGAG GTTGCGTACATTCTTCAGGACTGGTGGCTCGTATACTG GGCGAGAGCCAAGTGTTTGAACAGCACAGCCTCTGTTAGCTTTGCAAATGGAATCAACTTGACTCACACAGATGAACAGTTCACGCTCACCTTTTACCTCAGCATTTACTCAG gtctgacagcagctgcCGTGATCTTTGGCTATGCCCGGAGTTTAGTGATCTTTCATGGGCTGGTGCGATCGGCTCAGACGCTTCACAACAGCATGTTCAACGCTGTCCTCCGCACGCCTGTTCACTTCTTTGACATCAACCCTATCG GAAGAATTCTCAACAGGTTTTCCAAAGACATCAGCCAGATGGACTCGATGTTACCCATCACCTTTGTGGACTTCTATCAG TTATTTCTGCAGAATACCGGCGTGGTGGCGGTGGCAGTCTCGGTCATCCCTCTCATCCTGATCCCCATCATCCCTCTGATTCTTCTCTTCTTGTACTTGAGGCGTTTCTACCTCAGCACATCACGAGATGTCAAACGTCTGGAGTCTACAA CGCGCAGTCCCGTCTTGTCCCATCTGTCTACGTCTCTTCAAGGCCTGTGGACGATTCGAGCCTTCAGAGCTGAGGAGAGGTTAAAGAAGGCCTTCGATGCTCATCAGGACCTGCACTCAG AGGcatggtttttatttctgatgaCCTCTCGCTGGTTTGCACTTTGCCTTGACAGCATTTGTGCCATATTTATCACTTGCACAGCATTTGTTTGCATCTTCCTCAGAGACG GGCTTGAGGCTGGAGCGGTGGGCCTAGTGCTCACTTATGTTGTGACACTAACGGGAAACTTCCAGTGGACCGTGAGGCAAAGTGCAGAGGTGGAGAACATG ATGACATCAGTGGAGAGGGTGGTGGAGTATACACAGCTAAAGAGTGAAGCATCCTGGGTAACCCAAAAGCAACCTCCTCCCGATTGGCCGAGTCAAGGAATGGTGACCTTCAACAAGTTAAACTTCTCCTACAGCTCCGGAGGACCAGTGGTCCTCAAAGACATCAGCATCACCTTCCAACCCAAAGAGAAG GTTGGTATCGTTGGGAGAACAGGTGCTGGGAAAAGCTCCCTGGTCTCAGCTCTGTTCCGTCTGGCAGAGCCTGAGGGAGAGATCTACATCGATGGGGTTCTCACCTCTGAGATCGGCCTCCATGACCTGCGCCAGAAGATGTCCATCATTCCTCAG GAACCAGTGCTGTTCACCGACAGCGTGAGGAAAAACCTGGACCCTTTCAGTCAGCACACTGATGAAGACCTGTGGACGGCTCTGGAGGAG GTGCAGCTGAAGtcagtggtggaggagctgCCTGGTAAGTTGGAGATGGTTCTGGCTGAGTCGGGCTCTAACTTCAGCGTGGGTCAGAGGCAGCTGGTGTGTCTGGCCAGAGCGCTGCTGAGGAAGAACCGCATCCTCATCATCGACGAGGCCACGGCCAACGTGGACCCCAG GACAGATGAACTGATCCAACACACCATACGAGACAAGTTCAGAGACTGCACCGTGCTCACCATCGCTCATCGACTCAACACCATCATAGACAGTGACCGGATACTG GTTCTCGACAGCGGCACCATCCAGGAATTAGACAGGCCCTTCACCCTGCTACAAAACAAAGAGGGGGCTCTGTACAAAATGGTGCAGCAGATGGGTCCAGCTGAGGCGGCCGCCCTGCTCCAGTCAGCCAGACAG GCATCACAGCCATCCTGA
- the LOC109634559 gene encoding ATP-binding cassette sub-family C member 4-like isoform X2 — MSADTGHRLKSMAAASSLPRLLLCWLTPLLQLGHKRRLEESDMYDLLPEFQSDALGETLQRLWDHEVRMSTKELRKPNFTRILIQRYGTQFALVGLIGFSMEAIKVLQPLFLGKIILYFENYTPDDSRSLYMVYGYAAAMCLSTFGLTFLQHIYYYYLQITGMKMRVATCHMIYRKALSLSSESMGQTTTGQIVNLISNDANRLDEITLNLHYLWLGPLQAMVIIVFLWYEIGQSCLAGVAAIALMMPVQTWFGKLFGIFRSRTIVLTDDRIRFMNEVVSGIRIIKMYAWEKPFSALVTEVRRKEISQILKSSYLRGLNMASFFASSKIIVFVTFTVYVLLGNTITASTVFVTVSLYGTIKLTVTLFFPLAVEKLSETIVSIRRIQNFLLLQEVERKTSGLPLDEKNPISIEIEKMTCYWDKSLDAPSLQNVSVAVKSHQLLTVIGPVGSGKSSLLSAILRELPHDTGTLEVKGQLSYVSQQPWVFPGTIRSNILFGGELNPQKYERVLRGCALKKDLELLPDGDLTLIGDRGATLSGGQKARINLARAVYQDADIYLLDDPLSAVDAEVGKHLFEQCICGLLKNKSRILVTHQLQHLKPNDQVLVLKEGHVMAQGTYKELHSSGLDMMSLMRSDEEQWPPSGDSDKLSLRSQRTNCSHSSLLPPESHLTNQLPDETVGTVAEETREEGDVSGHVYLKYFTAGSSLLVLLVIVLLSVVAEVAYILQDWWLVYWARAKCLNSTASVSFANGINLTHTDEQFTLTFYLSIYSGLTAAAVIFGYARSLVIFHGLVRSAQTLHNSMFNAVLRTPVHFFDINPIGRILNRFSKDISQMDSMLPITFVDFYQLFLQNTGVVAVAVSVIPLILIPIIPLILLFLYLRRFYLSTSRDVKRLESTTRSPVLSHLSTSLQGLWTIRAFRAEERLKKAFDAHQDLHSGLEAGAVGLVLTYVVTLTGNFQWTVRQSAEVENMMTSVERVVEYTQLKSEASWVTQKQPPPDWPSQGMVTFNKLNFSYSSGGPVVLKDISITFQPKEKVGIVGRTGAGKSSLVSALFRLAEPEGEIYIDGVLTSEIGLHDLRQKMSIIPQEPVLFTDSVRKNLDPFSQHTDEDLWTALEEVQLKSVVEELPGKLEMVLAESGSNFSVGQRQLVCLARALLRKNRILIIDEATANVDPRTDELIQHTIRDKFRDCTVLTIAHRLNTIIDSDRILVLDSGTIQELDRPFTLLQNKEGALYKMVQQMGPAEAAALLQSARQASQPS, encoded by the exons ATGTCCGCAGACACCGGGCACAGACTCAAGTCCATGGCCGCTGCCAGCTCCCTGCCCCGGCTCCTCTTGTG CTGGTTAACCCCACTGCTGCAGCTCGGCCACAAACGCAGGCTGGAGGAAAGTGACATGTACGACCTTCTTCCAGAGTTTCAGTCGGACGCACTCGGAGAGACGCTGCAGAG GTTGTGGGATCATGAAGTCAGGATGTCCACGAAGGAACTTCGGAAACCAAACTTCACCAGAATTCTGATTCAGCGCTACGGGACGCAGTTTGCTCTGGTTGGGTTGATTGGATTTTCAATG GAGGCCATTAAAGTGCTCCAGCCACTTTTCCTGGGGAAAATAATCCTGTACTTTGAGAATTACACCCCAGACGACAGCAGGAGTCTGTACATGGTGTATGGTTACGCCGCTGCAATGTGTCTCTCCACCTTTGGACTGACTTTCCTCCAGCACATCTACTACTACTACCTCCAGATCACGGGCATGAAGATGCGAGTGGCCACGTGTCACATGATTTACAGGAAG gcTCTGAGTCTCAGCAGTGAATCCATGGGACAAACCACCACTGGACAAATCGTGAACCTGATTTCAAATGACGCCAACCGCCTCGATGAG ATTACACTCAATCTGCACTACCTGTGGCTGGGACCTCTGCAGGCGATGGTGATCATCGTTTTCCTTTGGTATGAGATCGGCCAGTCGTGTCTGGCAGGCGTGGCAGCCATCGCCCTCATGATGCCTGTGCAGACCTGGTTTGGAAAACTCTTTGGGATTTTCAG gaGCAGGACGATCGTCCTCACTGACGACAGAATTCGTTTCATGAACGAAGTGGTGTCCGGCATCAGGATCATCAAGATGTACGCCTGGGAGAAACCTTTCTCCGCTCTGGTGACTGAAGTCagaag GAAAGAAATCAGTCAGATCCTGAAGAGCTCATATCTACGAGGACTCAACATGGCGTCCTTCTTTGCCAGCAGCAAGATCATCGTCTTCGTCACCTTCACCGTCTACGTCCTGCTGGGAAACACCATCACAGCCAGCACAGTGTTTGTCACCGTGTCCCTCTACGGAACAATCAAGCTCACAGTCACGCTGTTCTTCCCTCTGGCTGTGGAGAAGTTGTCAGAGACGATAGTCAGCATCCGGAGGATCCAG AATTTCCTCCTGCTCCAAGAGGTTGAGAGAAAAACCTCAGGGCTGCCTCTGGATGAAAAGAATCCCATCTCCATTGAGATTGAGAAGATGACCTGCTACTGGGATAAG AGTTTGGATGCTCCATCGCTCCAGAATGTCTCTGTCGCTGTGAAGTCGCACCAACTTCTAACTGTGATTGGACCAGTGGGTTCTGGAAAG TCATCGCTGCTGAGTGCGATCCTGAGAGAGCTGCCTCACGACACCGGGAcgctggaggtcaaaggtcagctgtCCTACGTATCCCAGCAGCCCTGGGTGTTCCCAGGGACCATCCGGAGCAACATCCTGTTTGGGGGAGAACTCAACCCCCAGAAGTATGAGAGGGTCCTCAGAGGCTGCGCTCTGAAGAAG GACCTGGAGCTGCTCCCGGATGGAGACCTGACACTGATCGGAGACCGAGGCGCTACACTCAGCGGGGGGCAGAAAGCTCGAATCAACCTGGCGAG ggcTGTGTATCAGGATGCAGATATCTACCTCCTGGACGACCCCTTAAGTGCCGTGGATGCTGAGGTCGGGAAACATCTTTTCGAGCA GTGTATCTGTGGCCTGCTGAAGAACAAGTCTCGTATCCTGGTCACCCACCAGCTGCAGCATCTCAAGCCAAACGACCAGGTTCTGGTCCTCAAAGAG ggtCACGTCATGGCGCAGGGAACCTACAAGGAGCTGCACTCGTCCGGACTGGACATGATGTCGCTGATGAGGAGCGACGAGGAGCAGTGGCCCCCGTCAGGTGACTCAGACAAACTGTCGCTGCGCAGCCAGAGGACAAACTGCTCTCACAGCAGCCTCCTGCCGCCAGAGAGCCACCTGACAAACCAGCTCCCT GATGAAACAGTCGGCACCGTGGCAGAGGAAACACGAGAAGAAGGAGACGTCAGTGGCCACGTTTACCTCAAGTACTTCACTGCCGGCTCCAGCCTCCTGGTCCTACTGGTCATAGTCCTGCTCAGTGTCGTAGCTGAG GTTGCGTACATTCTTCAGGACTGGTGGCTCGTATACTG GGCGAGAGCCAAGTGTTTGAACAGCACAGCCTCTGTTAGCTTTGCAAATGGAATCAACTTGACTCACACAGATGAACAGTTCACGCTCACCTTTTACCTCAGCATTTACTCAG gtctgacagcagctgcCGTGATCTTTGGCTATGCCCGGAGTTTAGTGATCTTTCATGGGCTGGTGCGATCGGCTCAGACGCTTCACAACAGCATGTTCAACGCTGTCCTCCGCACGCCTGTTCACTTCTTTGACATCAACCCTATCG GAAGAATTCTCAACAGGTTTTCCAAAGACATCAGCCAGATGGACTCGATGTTACCCATCACCTTTGTGGACTTCTATCAG TTATTTCTGCAGAATACCGGCGTGGTGGCGGTGGCAGTCTCGGTCATCCCTCTCATCCTGATCCCCATCATCCCTCTGATTCTTCTCTTCTTGTACTTGAGGCGTTTCTACCTCAGCACATCACGAGATGTCAAACGTCTGGAGTCTACAA CGCGCAGTCCCGTCTTGTCCCATCTGTCTACGTCTCTTCAAGGCCTGTGGACGATTCGAGCCTTCAGAGCTGAGGAGAGGTTAAAGAAGGCCTTCGATGCTCATCAGGACCTGCACTCAG GGCTTGAGGCTGGAGCGGTGGGCCTAGTGCTCACTTATGTTGTGACACTAACGGGAAACTTCCAGTGGACCGTGAGGCAAAGTGCAGAGGTGGAGAACATG ATGACATCAGTGGAGAGGGTGGTGGAGTATACACAGCTAAAGAGTGAAGCATCCTGGGTAACCCAAAAGCAACCTCCTCCCGATTGGCCGAGTCAAGGAATGGTGACCTTCAACAAGTTAAACTTCTCCTACAGCTCCGGAGGACCAGTGGTCCTCAAAGACATCAGCATCACCTTCCAACCCAAAGAGAAG GTTGGTATCGTTGGGAGAACAGGTGCTGGGAAAAGCTCCCTGGTCTCAGCTCTGTTCCGTCTGGCAGAGCCTGAGGGAGAGATCTACATCGATGGGGTTCTCACCTCTGAGATCGGCCTCCATGACCTGCGCCAGAAGATGTCCATCATTCCTCAG GAACCAGTGCTGTTCACCGACAGCGTGAGGAAAAACCTGGACCCTTTCAGTCAGCACACTGATGAAGACCTGTGGACGGCTCTGGAGGAG GTGCAGCTGAAGtcagtggtggaggagctgCCTGGTAAGTTGGAGATGGTTCTGGCTGAGTCGGGCTCTAACTTCAGCGTGGGTCAGAGGCAGCTGGTGTGTCTGGCCAGAGCGCTGCTGAGGAAGAACCGCATCCTCATCATCGACGAGGCCACGGCCAACGTGGACCCCAG GACAGATGAACTGATCCAACACACCATACGAGACAAGTTCAGAGACTGCACCGTGCTCACCATCGCTCATCGACTCAACACCATCATAGACAGTGACCGGATACTG GTTCTCGACAGCGGCACCATCCAGGAATTAGACAGGCCCTTCACCCTGCTACAAAACAAAGAGGGGGCTCTGTACAAAATGGTGCAGCAGATGGGTCCAGCTGAGGCGGCCGCCCTGCTCCAGTCAGCCAGACAG GCATCACAGCCATCCTGA